The DNA sequence CCAATCTGACTTTTTCATTTTTATCAAATCTGGGTTGGGAATGAAGCGGGGTTCAGTGTGCCTGATTGAAAACTTTGTCCATGGACAAACATCCTGGCAAATATCACAGCCAAAAATCCGGTCATTAAATTTACCTTTGAATTCATTGGGAATTTCATTTCTCAATTCGATGGTCAGGTAAGAAATGCACTTCCGGGCATCCACTACTTTTGGGGCAACAATAGCCCGGGTGGGGCAGGCATCCATGCAGCGCCGGCAGTCACCGCAGAAATCGTTGTTGCGGGGCTGGTCGTAATCCAGTTCCAGGTCGGTGATGATTTCGGAGATAAAAAAGAAGGACCCCTGCTTTGGGACAATCAGGTTTGCATTTTTGCCCACCC is a window from the Bacteroidales bacterium genome containing:
- a CDS encoding 4Fe-4S dicluster domain-containing protein; protein product: VGKNANLIVPKQGSFFFISEIITDLELDYDQPRNNDFCGDCRRCMDACPTRAIVAPKVVDARKCISYLTIELRNEIPNEFKGKFNDRIFGCDICQDVCPWTKFSIRHTEPRFIPNPDLIKMKKSDWEVLSQEAFNAIFRKSAVNRTKYAGLMRNVSFVKKNGDAC